One genomic segment of Hordeum vulgare subsp. vulgare chromosome 2H, MorexV3_pseudomolecules_assembly, whole genome shotgun sequence includes these proteins:
- the LOC123430575 gene encoding transcription factor MYB17-like, which produces MGRTPCCESRQGLKKGPWTPEEDKLLVDYVQANAPGNWRMLPKLAGLNRCGKSCRLRWTNYLRPDIKRGPFTPEEHKSILQLHAIVGNKWSMIAAQLPGRTDNEIKNYWNTNLKKQLRQAALVGEQHPAVASAGASAGAGCLAARHTAQWETARLEAEARLSMLSTSAATTSVTASSSSSTAAASAEHGADAPSDVFLRLWNSEVGDTFRRKSAAREGSAPREGALPAPAPLPPPGDDSSAASNVTTAVTAEEYQVFLDMAAEELGLFHGGGYSLYPPADGLFAEFQ; this is translated from the exons ATGGGGAGGACTCCCTGCTGCGAGAGTAGGCAGGGGCTGAAGAAAGGGCCGTGGACGCCGGAGGAGGACAAGCTCCTCGTCGACTACGTCCAGGCCAACGCCCCCGGCAACTGGCGCATGCTCCCCAAGCTCGCCG gGCTGAACCGGTGCGGCAAGAGCTGCCGGCTGCGGTGGACGAACTACCTCCGGCCGGACATCAAGCGCGGGCCCTTCACCCCCGAAGAGCACAAGTCCATCCTCCAGCTCCACGCCATCGTCGGCAACAA GTGGTCCATGATCGCGGCGCAGCTGCCCGGCCGGACGGACAACGAGATCAAGAACTACTGGAACACCAACCTCAAGAAGCAGCTCCGCCAGGCGGCGCTCGTCGGCGAGCAGCACCCGGCCGTGGCCAGCGCAGGCGCCTCTGCCGGCGCCGGCTGCCTCGCCGCGCGCCACACGGCCCAGTGGGAGACCGCCCGCCTCGAAGCCGAGGCGCGCCTCTCCATGCTCTCCACCTCCGCCGCGACCACCAGCGTGACcgcctcctcgtcatcctccaccGCCGCGGCCAGCGCCGAGCACGGGGCCGACGCGCCGTCCgacgtcttcctgcgcctctggaACTCCGAGGTCGGGGACACCTTCCGCCGCAAGTCCGCGGCGCGCGAAGGGTCGGCGCCACGGGAAGGAGCGCTGCCAGCACCGGCCCCGTTGCCGCCGCCCGGGGACGACTCCTCGGCCGCTTCTAACGTGACGACGGCCGTGACGGCGGAGGAGTACCAGGTGTTCTTGGACATGGCGGCCGAGGAGCTGGGCCTGTTCCACGGCGGCGGGTATTCGCTGTACCCGCCGGCGGATGGTCTGTTCGCCGAGTTCCAGTGA